A genomic stretch from Hymenobacter psoromatis includes:
- a CDS encoding ethyl tert-butyl ether degradation protein EthD, with amino-acid sequence MIKFTILLRKRPDMSHEAFVAYHKTQHAPLFMALPEVRQYVRRYMQGHTVPLHLPGLPPPAYDGTTELWFDMVEDIGKVFEAPRYLEIIRPDEARFLDLAGCGFLVLAENVVH; translated from the coding sequence ATGATAAAATTCACCATTCTGCTGCGCAAGCGCCCGGATATGAGCCACGAAGCGTTTGTGGCTTATCACAAAACCCAGCACGCGCCCCTGTTTATGGCGCTGCCCGAGGTGCGGCAGTACGTGCGCCGCTACATGCAGGGCCACACCGTGCCGCTGCACCTGCCGGGCCTGCCGCCGCCCGCCTACGACGGCACCACCGAGCTGTGGTTCGACATGGTGGAGGACATCGGCAAGGTGTTCGAAGCTCCGCGCTACCTGGAAATTATCCGGCCCGACGAAGCCAGGTTTCTGGACCTGGCGGGCTGCGGCTTCCTGGTGCTGGCCGAAAACGTGGTGCATTAA
- a CDS encoding Crp/Fnr family transcriptional regulator produces MDALRAFVTTLLPMSAADFDLLLPLATGRAVAKGDYLLRPGEVCGHVFFARAGLLRLYYVDAEGREVNARFAAAPGFLTDFQGFLTQRPSRYAWQALQASDLLAFAYADVQRLYRESAVWERFGRLMAEHVYQQASERTELLQFLTPAQRYAHVRATQPALLGQVSQFHLASYLGIQPESLSRIRRRLSRRG; encoded by the coding sequence ATGGACGCGCTCCGAGCCTTTGTCACCACGCTGCTGCCCATGTCGGCGGCCGATTTTGACCTGTTGCTACCCCTGGCTACCGGGCGCGCGGTGGCCAAGGGCGACTACCTGCTGCGGCCCGGCGAGGTGTGCGGGCACGTATTTTTTGCGCGCGCCGGCCTGCTGCGCCTGTATTATGTCGATGCGGAAGGCCGGGAAGTCAACGCCCGCTTCGCGGCGGCCCCCGGCTTTCTCACCGATTTTCAGGGCTTCCTCACGCAGCGGCCCTCGCGCTATGCCTGGCAGGCGCTGCAAGCCAGTGATTTACTGGCCTTTGCTTATGCCGACGTGCAGCGGCTCTACCGCGAGTCGGCGGTGTGGGAGCGGTTTGGCCGCCTCATGGCCGAGCACGTGTACCAGCAGGCCAGTGAGCGCACGGAGCTGTTGCAATTTCTGACGCCCGCCCAGCGCTACGCCCACGTGCGGGCCACCCAGCCGGCCCTGCTGGGCCAGGTGTCGCAGTTTCACCTGGCCTCGTACCTGGGCATTCAGCCCGAGTCGCTGAGCCGGATTAGGCGGCGGCTGAGCCGGCGGGGGTAG
- a CDS encoding hydrolase, whose translation MVTALDKNTALVLIDLQQAIVQMPVVDPIGGVLANASQLLAAFRRAGQPVVLVTVDPANRPDLRNDAQRPARTVFPPEALALTPEIAPAPDDIRITKHSWGAFYNTGLEEALRQRGVTGIVLAGVSTSIGVESTARAANERGYNLTFAQDAMTDMVASAQENSLRVIFPRIGEVDTTANIIRVLEGGRE comes from the coding sequence ATGGTAACTGCCCTCGATAAAAACACCGCCCTCGTGCTGATTGACTTGCAGCAGGCGATAGTCCAAATGCCCGTCGTGGACCCCATTGGTGGCGTGCTGGCCAATGCCAGCCAACTGCTGGCCGCGTTTCGGCGGGCGGGCCAGCCCGTGGTGCTCGTCACCGTGGACCCTGCCAACCGGCCCGACCTGCGCAACGACGCCCAGCGGCCCGCGCGCACCGTTTTTCCACCCGAAGCGCTCGCACTGACTCCCGAAATCGCGCCCGCGCCCGATGATATCCGAATTACCAAGCACAGCTGGGGCGCTTTTTATAACACGGGGCTAGAGGAGGCGCTGCGGCAGCGCGGCGTAACGGGCATCGTGCTGGCGGGCGTGTCCACCAGCATCGGGGTCGAGAGCACCGCCCGCGCCGCCAATGAGCGCGGCTACAACCTGACCTTCGCCCAGGACGCCATGACGGATATGGTAGCCAGCGCCCAGGAAAACAGCCTGCGGGTTATTTTTCCCCGCATCGGGGAAGTGGACACGACCGCCAACATCATCCGGGTGTTGGAGGGGGGTAGGGAGTAG